The Amycolatopsis viridis genome window below encodes:
- the uxaC gene encoding glucuronate isomerase, with product MHRGSTGIALEPHPDRLLPSDPTERSIARRLYESVRDLPLISPHGHVDPALLARDTPFGDPAELLVTPDHYVTRLLHAHGVPLRDLGLRDEDGHTAAPREVWRAFCSHWRFFLGTASRQWLEAELHDVLGVTVHPSAATADALFDEISERLAKPGFRPRELYESFNIAVLATTDDPADDLRHHRALADDPSWRGRVVPTFRPDRYLDATNPGWPAALERLAEASGIDTGSYRGTIAALEQRREFFRRHGATTTDHSAPDARMEFLPEAQASRLFDAVRAGNAAPGEARLLSRHLLGEMARMSSEDGMVLALHTGVERNHHEPTFARYGADTGHDIPLHAEFTQALKPMLRRFGTHPAFQTVLFTLDETVFSRELAPLAGFYPTVYLGAPWWFLDAPRAMRRFRDAVTETAGFHRTAGFIDDTRSFCSIPARHDTARRVDAAHLASLVAEHVLSEDDAHEVLHDLNDRQPRKAFRL from the coding sequence ATGCACCGTGGCTCGACAGGGATCGCCCTCGAACCCCATCCGGACCGGCTCCTGCCCAGCGACCCCACCGAGCGGTCGATCGCCCGCAGGTTGTACGAGAGCGTGCGCGACCTGCCGTTGATCAGCCCGCACGGGCACGTCGACCCCGCGCTGCTGGCCCGGGACACGCCGTTCGGCGACCCCGCCGAACTCCTGGTCACTCCCGACCACTACGTGACCAGGCTGCTGCACGCACACGGCGTCCCGCTGCGCGACCTGGGCCTGCGCGACGAGGATGGGCACACCGCCGCGCCTCGCGAGGTGTGGCGCGCCTTCTGCTCGCATTGGCGGTTCTTCCTCGGCACGGCGTCGCGCCAGTGGCTGGAGGCGGAACTGCACGACGTCCTCGGCGTGACGGTCCACCCCTCCGCGGCGACCGCCGACGCGTTGTTCGACGAGATCAGCGAGCGGCTCGCCAAACCCGGTTTCCGGCCCCGCGAGCTGTACGAGTCGTTCAACATCGCCGTGCTCGCCACCACCGACGACCCCGCCGACGACCTGCGGCACCACCGGGCGCTGGCCGACGATCCGTCCTGGCGGGGCCGGGTGGTGCCGACCTTCCGGCCCGACCGTTACCTCGACGCCACGAACCCGGGCTGGCCCGCCGCGCTGGAGCGCCTCGCCGAGGCGAGCGGCATCGACACCGGCAGCTACCGCGGCACGATCGCCGCGCTGGAACAGCGCCGGGAGTTCTTCCGCCGGCACGGCGCCACCACCACCGACCACAGTGCCCCGGACGCCCGCATGGAGTTCCTGCCGGAGGCGCAGGCATCGCGGTTGTTCGACGCGGTCCGCGCCGGAAACGCCGCACCCGGCGAGGCGCGGCTCCTGTCCCGGCACCTGCTCGGCGAAATGGCCCGCATGTCCAGCGAGGACGGCATGGTGCTCGCCCTGCACACCGGCGTCGAACGCAACCACCACGAACCGACCTTCGCCCGGTACGGGGCCGACACCGGCCACGACATCCCGTTGCACGCCGAGTTCACGCAGGCGCTCAAGCCCATGCTGCGACGGTTCGGGACGCATCCGGCGTTCCAGACCGTGCTGTTCACGCTCGACGAGACGGTGTTCTCACGCGAGCTCGCGCCGCTCGCCGGCTTCTACCCCACCGTGTACCTCGGTGCCCCGTGGTGGTTCCTCGACGCCCCCCGGGCCATGCGCCGCTTCCGGGACGCCGTCACCGAAACAGCCGGATTCCACCGCACCGCCGGGTTCATCGACGACACCCGCAGCTTCTGCTCGATCCCGGCGCGCCACGACACGGCCCGCAGGGTCGACGCCGCGCACCTCGCGAGCCTGGTTGCCGAGCACGTCCTCAGCGAGGACGACGCGCACGAGGTGCTCCACGACCTCAACGACCGCCAGCCGCGGAAGGCGTTCCGGCTGTGA
- a CDS encoding mannitol dehydrogenase family protein: protein MGLGAFHRAHQAWYTAADPAWGIAAYTFRNTELPQLLTRQGGLFSLLVRDETGDRVETVGSIARAHPGADTRQWLADVASPEVALITLTVTEAGYTVPEPGADSAVSRLVAGLLERFHANAAPITLVPCDNLADNGEVLRAVLRKVCQQPAFAEWVEHEVAIAGTVVDRITPATTERDVRTVQDLTGRWDLTTVVTEPFTEWQIAGTFPRGRPEWERAGAQVVEDIGTYQQRKLWILNAAHSLLAYTGLARGHTTVAEAADDPVLGELTESWWDTAAAYLPVSPAEITDYRRRLRDRFAAPGIRHLLSQIAADGSHKIPVRILPVLHRERARGRLPHSAVAGLAAWLAYLRGSEVRDTRAAELTPLAHTANPAQRVLATIDPALGDDRELLTAIDAELRVLT from the coding sequence TTGGGACTCGGCGCGTTCCACCGCGCCCACCAGGCCTGGTACACCGCGGCCGACCCCGCCTGGGGCATCGCCGCCTACACCTTCCGCAACACCGAACTGCCGCAGCTGCTCACCCGGCAAGGTGGGCTGTTCTCCCTGCTCGTCCGTGACGAAACGGGTGACCGGGTGGAAACAGTCGGCTCGATCGCGCGTGCACACCCCGGCGCGGACACCCGGCAGTGGCTGGCGGACGTGGCCTCTCCCGAGGTCGCGCTGATCACCCTCACGGTCACCGAGGCCGGGTACACCGTCCCCGAGCCGGGCGCCGACTCGGCGGTGTCCCGGCTGGTGGCCGGGTTGCTCGAACGCTTCCACGCCAACGCAGCTCCGATCACGCTCGTGCCGTGTGACAACCTCGCCGACAACGGGGAAGTCCTGCGCGCGGTCCTGCGCAAGGTGTGCCAGCAGCCCGCGTTCGCCGAGTGGGTGGAACACGAGGTCGCGATCGCCGGCACCGTGGTCGACCGGATCACCCCGGCCACCACCGAACGCGACGTGCGGACCGTTCAGGACCTCACCGGGCGGTGGGATCTGACGACGGTGGTCACCGAACCGTTCACCGAGTGGCAGATCGCCGGCACCTTCCCCCGCGGCCGCCCCGAGTGGGAGCGGGCAGGCGCGCAGGTCGTCGAGGACATCGGGACCTACCAGCAGCGCAAACTGTGGATCCTCAACGCCGCGCACTCACTGCTCGCCTACACCGGACTCGCCCGCGGGCACACCACCGTCGCCGAGGCCGCCGACGATCCGGTGCTCGGCGAGCTGACCGAGTCCTGGTGGGACACCGCCGCGGCGTACCTGCCCGTCTCCCCCGCCGAGATCACCGACTACCGGCGACGACTGCGGGACCGGTTCGCCGCACCCGGCATCCGGCACCTGCTGAGCCAGATCGCCGCGGACGGCTCGCACAAGATCCCCGTGCGGATCCTCCCCGTGCTGCACCGCGAACGGGCCCGGGGCCGGCTGCCGCACAGCGCGGTCGCCGGCCTGGCCGCCTGGCTGGCCTACCTGCGCGGGAGCGAGGTGCGGGACACGCGCGCCGCCGAGCTGACCCCCTTGGCGCACACCGCGAACCCCGCACAACGCGTGCTCGCCACGATCGACCCCGCGCTGGGCGACGACCGGGAACTCCTCACCGCGATCGACGCCGAGCTGCGCGTTCTGACGTGA